A single genomic interval of Adhaeribacter pallidiroseus harbors:
- a CDS encoding stage II sporulation protein M yields MREAAFIKQNAAKWKLFENQDFRDPDLLADRFIQLTDDLSYARTFYPNSDNTAYLNALAAKVHQAIYKNNRTPGNRFVQFWHYELPLLFRQYQKQLLFAFIIFSAGAAIGVLSAAFDDTFVRLILGDGYVNQTIANIQKGDPMAIYKQDGQTEMFLEITLNNIRVSFFAFIYGVFLSVGTFWILLRNGIMLGAFQYFFYKQGLLLPSVLTVWIHGTLEISAIVIAGCAGFILGNSILFPKTYSRLDSFKIAARQGLKITVGLVPVFIVAGFLESFVTRHTEMPMALSLFIILTSLFFILFILSITRRHFTPKIRMTSNLLNFREERDLSQKINATFGFIKQHFKPLFRLLLFIVLPLALVGGLFLGIYQRRALTLNRGERDIEYGTYAEYEFYKQISSFNYLIGVFCAYVSFLLLSLVLYSYILEYMDNQGQVLPGTVWYRVKQNFMRVFFSSFGIFLLWALGSVLLIVPGIYLAVALSFYLMVMLREDLGFVETVERCLYLIKGNWWSTLGMLLIISLIQALMALVLGFPVWVLQIMQVLDLPGADNDFLMISANTLSSVLSIFMYVIIIVALAFQYFHLVEIKDGIGLLEQAELIGSRHTPVADEEDF; encoded by the coding sequence ATGCGTGAAGCAGCTTTTATCAAACAAAATGCGGCAAAATGGAAACTCTTCGAAAACCAGGACTTTCGGGACCCCGATTTGCTGGCTGATCGTTTTATTCAACTTACCGATGACTTATCTTATGCCCGTACTTTTTACCCCAACTCCGATAACACCGCGTACCTGAATGCTTTGGCCGCCAAGGTTCACCAAGCCATTTACAAAAATAACCGTACGCCTGGTAACCGCTTCGTCCAATTCTGGCATTACGAGTTGCCCCTATTGTTCCGGCAATATCAAAAACAGTTACTTTTTGCTTTTATTATATTTAGTGCGGGAGCAGCTATTGGGGTGCTTTCGGCGGCCTTCGACGATACCTTTGTCCGGTTAATTTTAGGCGATGGCTACGTCAATCAAACCATAGCCAATATTCAAAAAGGCGATCCTATGGCTATTTACAAGCAAGACGGCCAAACCGAAATGTTCCTGGAGATTACCCTCAATAACATTCGAGTTTCTTTTTTCGCATTTATATATGGGGTATTCCTGTCAGTGGGTACTTTCTGGATTTTGTTGCGCAACGGCATTATGCTGGGAGCTTTTCAGTATTTCTTCTATAAACAAGGGCTGCTGCTACCTTCCGTTTTAACGGTCTGGATTCATGGCACGTTAGAAATTTCGGCCATTGTAATTGCGGGTTGCGCAGGGTTTATACTGGGTAATAGTATATTGTTTCCGAAAACGTATTCCCGCCTGGATTCTTTTAAAATTGCCGCCCGCCAAGGGCTAAAAATAACCGTTGGCCTGGTACCGGTATTTATCGTAGCCGGTTTTCTGGAAAGCTTTGTAACCCGCCACACCGAGATGCCTATGGCGTTGAGTTTATTTATCATTCTAACCTCTTTGTTTTTTATTCTTTTTATTTTATCTATTACCCGCAGGCACTTCACGCCAAAAATACGCATGACCAGCAATCTTCTTAATTTTCGCGAAGAACGCGATTTGAGCCAGAAAATAAACGCCACCTTCGGGTTTATCAAACAACATTTTAAACCCTTGTTCCGGCTACTCCTGTTTATAGTATTGCCGTTGGCTTTGGTTGGGGGCTTGTTTCTGGGTATTTACCAGCGCCGGGCTCTTACGCTAAACCGGGGCGAACGCGATATCGAATACGGCACTTATGCCGAGTACGAATTTTATAAGCAGATTAGCTCCTTTAATTATCTGATTGGCGTTTTCTGCGCGTATGTCAGTTTCCTGCTTTTGAGCCTGGTACTTTATAGCTATATTTTAGAGTACATGGATAACCAAGGACAGGTACTCCCCGGAACTGTATGGTACCGGGTAAAGCAAAACTTTATGCGCGTGTTTTTTTCTTCTTTTGGCATATTTTTACTTTGGGCACTCGGTAGTGTTTTGCTTATTGTACCCGGCATTTATCTGGCCGTTGCTTTAAGTTTTTACCTAATGGTTATGCTGCGCGAAGATCTGGGTTTTGTAGAAACGGTAGAGCGCTGTTTGTATTTAATAAAAGGCAATTGGTGGAGTACCTTGGGAATGTTACTGATTATTTCTTTGATACAAGCCCTGATGGCTTTGGTACTGGGATTTCCGGTTTGGGTATTGCAGATTATGCAGGTACTGGATTTGCCCGGCGCGGATAACGATTTTCTGATGATCAGTGCCAATACCTTATCGTCGGTGCTGAGCATTTTTATGTACGTTATTATTATTGTAGCGCTGG